A single Brassica rapa cultivar Chiifu-401-42 chromosome A04, CAAS_Brap_v3.01, whole genome shotgun sequence DNA region contains:
- the LOC103862905 gene encoding beta-glucosidase 30 — MARGSRFFIILSIISLFANTIDSRTLDRHSFPDGFVFGTAASAYQYEGATDEGGKSPAIWDHFSRTYPERTKMHNADVAIDFYHRYKDDIKLMKELNMDAFRFSISWARLIPSGKLKDGVNKEGIQFYKDLIDELLANDIQPSMTLYHWDHPQSLEDEYGGFLSTKIVEDFRDFARICFEEFGDKVKMWTTINEPYIMTIAGYDQGNKAAGRCSSWVNEKCHAGDSSTEPYIVSHNVLLAHAAAVDEFRKSKQISHDSQIGIVLSPRWFEPFHSDSTDDKEAAERALAYEIEWHLDPVIHGDYPEIVKKYAGDKLPSFTEEESNMLKNSSDFVGINYYTARFATHIPEIDPAKPRFKTDHHVEWKLTNHSGHIIGPGDERGLILSHPEGLRKVLNYIKDRYNNIPVYIKENGINDNDDGTKPREEILKDTFRIEYHDTHIQQLHKAIVEDGCDVRGYYAWSMMDNFEWEHGYTARFGLYYVDFVNGLKRYPKDSVKWFKRFLKRSIGQAKEEEVKEMLRVDWNKTLHEQVSFGESSRFFVSFMATNQSKREEENRCSSDLFYGRFDVLKKIEDSSSFY; from the exons ATGGCTAGGGGATCTCGTTTTTTCATCATCCTTTCGATAATCTCATTGTTTGCAAACACAATCGATTCTAGAACATTAGATCGACATAGTTTCCCTGATGGATTCGTTTTTGGAACGGCTGCGTCTGCGTATCAG TACGAAGGAGCAACAGATGAAGGTGGCAAGTCTCCAGCTATATGGGACCACTTCAGCCGCACTTACCCAG AACGGACGAAGATGCATAATGCAGATGTAGCGATTGATTTTTATCACCGTTATAAG gaTGACATAAAATTGATGAAGGAGCTAAACATGGACGCTTTCAGATTTTCAATCTCGTGGGCCAGACTAATTCCAA GTGGAAAGCTAAAGGATGGAGTAAACAAAGAAGGTATACAATTCTACAAGGATCTTATCGACGAACTTCTTGCTAATG ACATACAACCATCAATGACACTATATCATTGGGACCATCCACAATCTTTGGAGGACGAATATGGTGGCTTTTTGAGCACTAAAATTGT AGAAGACTTTCGAGATTTTGCAAGAATTTGTTTCGAAGAGTTTGGAGATAAAGTTAAGATGTGGACAACGATCAATGAACCGTACATCATGACTATTGCGGGTTACGACCAAGGTAACAAGGCGGCTGGTCGATGCTCATCATGGGTAAACGAAAAGTGTCATGCGGGCGATTCGAGTACCGAGCCTTACATTGTTTCACATAACGTTCTTCTTGCTCATGCCGCTGCGGTAGACGAGTTCAGAAAGTCTAAACAAATATCGCATGATAGCCAAATTGGGATAGTTTTATCACCAAGATGGTTCGAGCCTTTTCATTCCGACTCTACTGATGATAAAGAAGCAGCTGAAAGAGCTCTTGCTTATGAAATTGAATG GCATCTTGATCCAGTGATTCACGGAGACTATCCAGAGATTGTGAAAAAATACGCGGGAGATAAGTTACCTTCATTTACTGAGGAAGAATCAAACATGTTAAAAAATTCATCAGATTTTGTCGGAATAAACTACTATACAGCACGCTTCGCTACTCATATTCCTGAGATCGACCCAGCAAAGCCTCGGTTCAAGACTGATCATCACGTCGAATGGAAAC TGACTAACCACAGTGGCCACATTATCGGACCCGGG GATGAGAGGGGTTTAATATTGTCTCATCCAGAAGGCTTGAGAAAAGTTCTAAACTATATCAAAGATAGATACAATAACATTCCAGTCTACATCAAAGAAAATG GAATCAACGATAATGACGATGGTACAAAACCAAGAGAAGAGATTCTTAAGGACACCTTTAGGATTGAGTACCATGACACGCATATCCAACAACTTCACAAAGCTATAGT TGAAGATGGTTGTGACGTAAGAGGATATTATGCATGGTCAATGATGGACAACTTTGAATGGGAACATGGGTACACTGCTAGATTTGGTCTTTACTATGTTGACTTTGTCAACGGTCTAAAACGTTACCCAAAAGACTCGGTGAAGTGGTTTAAGCGGTTCCTCAAGAGATCGATCGGTCAGGCTAAAGAAGAGGAAGTGAAGGAGATGTTACGTGTGGATTGGAATAAGACTCTGCATGAGCAAGTGAGTTTTGGTGAATCGTCAAGATTTTTTGTATCTTTCATGGCGACGAACCAATCGAAGAGAGAGGAGGAGAATCGTTGCTCGTCTGATTTATTTTATGGCCGTTTTGATGTTTTGAAGAAGATAGAGGATTCATCATcattttattga